A stretch of the Streptomyces sp. NBC_00078 genome encodes the following:
- a CDS encoding glycoside hydrolase family 2 TIM barrel-domain containing protein — MSFRTTTATDYVEDVSPGSGALPPRAWYVSSDATSLSLNGSWRLRVSPTADAEDDSFAEPGFDAGDWAEVAVPGHWVLQGDGAFGLPAYTNHLYPFPVDPPHVPTENPTGDHIRVFDLPDDWPDLSDGGAVIRFDGVESCARLWLNGTDLGEFKGSRLPHEFAVGHLLKPSGNVLAVRVHQWSAGSYLEDQDQWWLPGIFRDVTLLHRPAGSVLDFFVHAAYDHVTGEGTLRVDSDVDGRVTVPALDIDVATGEPVTVPVEAWTAETPKLYDGELVTEGERVPLRIGFRTVVLEDGLIKVNGRPLLFKGVNRHEWHPEKGRALDLETMREDVLLMKRHNLNAVRTSHYPPHPAFLDLCDEYGLWVIDECDLETHGFTEQAWRDNPVDDDRWTPALLDRAARMVERDKNHPSVVIWSLGNEAGTGRGLTAMAEWIHGRDSSRLVHYEGDIDCRDTDMYSRMYASHAEVEAIGQELDGGTHRRRELPFILCEYAHAMGNGPGGLSDYQRLFETYDRLQGAFVWEWIDHGVTHPELGFAYGGDFGEELHDSNFVCDGLLFPDRRPSPGLVEYKKVIEPVRIEGWGSPQTEFGGGSDGTVRVTNKHDFADLSALAFEWSYQLDGETVEAGTLSVPALAPGESADVKLPEPPSQTPVSAETRWTVRALLAADTAWGPKGHEVAWGQVPVLARPLASVAATDGPVAGNGVITLGPASFDARTGALKTVGGVEVSGLRLDVWRATTDNDEGADWQTDVPVSTLWRKYGLHRMRHRLDSVEVGDDALTVRTRVAPAAWEFGLSTVYRWTSDGSRLKLTVSVRPEGEWTVPLPRLGVRFGLSRADAVKWFGGGPGEGYPDTKAASRAGRWESTVDGLQTPYVRPQENGARADVRWAEIGGLLVEGDPEFFFSARRWTTEQLDAADHLTDLTPGDAVWVNLDHGLHGIGTGSCGPGVLPQYQLKAEPAEFSFVFSQTN, encoded by the coding sequence ATGTCTTTCCGCACGACCACGGCCACCGACTACGTCGAGGACGTCTCACCGGGCAGCGGTGCCCTCCCGCCCCGCGCCTGGTACGTGTCCTCGGACGCCACGTCACTCTCGCTGAACGGCAGTTGGCGCCTGCGCGTCTCACCGACCGCCGACGCCGAGGACGACTCGTTCGCCGAGCCAGGATTCGACGCGGGGGACTGGGCCGAGGTCGCGGTTCCCGGTCACTGGGTCCTGCAGGGCGACGGCGCGTTCGGCCTGCCCGCCTACACCAACCACCTCTACCCGTTCCCGGTGGATCCGCCGCACGTCCCGACGGAGAACCCGACCGGCGACCACATCCGCGTCTTCGATCTGCCCGACGACTGGCCGGACCTGTCCGACGGCGGTGCGGTGATCCGCTTCGACGGCGTCGAGTCCTGCGCCCGCCTCTGGCTGAACGGCACGGACCTCGGTGAGTTCAAGGGCTCCCGGCTGCCGCACGAGTTCGCGGTCGGCCATCTGCTCAAGCCGAGCGGGAACGTGCTGGCCGTCCGTGTGCACCAGTGGTCGGCCGGCTCCTACCTGGAGGATCAGGACCAGTGGTGGCTGCCCGGCATCTTCCGTGATGTGACGCTGCTGCACCGCCCGGCCGGCAGCGTCCTCGACTTCTTCGTGCACGCCGCCTACGACCACGTCACGGGCGAGGGCACACTGCGCGTCGACTCCGACGTCGACGGGCGGGTGACCGTGCCCGCCCTGGACATCGATGTCGCGACCGGCGAGCCGGTGACGGTGCCGGTCGAGGCGTGGACCGCCGAGACGCCGAAGCTGTACGACGGCGAGCTGGTCACCGAGGGCGAGCGCGTGCCGCTGCGCATCGGTTTCCGCACCGTCGTCCTTGAGGACGGCCTCATCAAGGTCAACGGCCGGCCGCTCCTCTTCAAGGGCGTCAACCGCCATGAGTGGCACCCCGAGAAGGGCCGCGCCCTCGACCTGGAAACCATGCGCGAGGACGTGCTGCTGATGAAGCGGCACAACCTCAACGCCGTGCGCACCTCGCACTACCCGCCGCACCCGGCCTTCCTCGACCTGTGCGACGAGTACGGCCTGTGGGTCATCGACGAGTGCGACCTGGAGACCCACGGCTTCACCGAGCAGGCCTGGCGCGACAACCCCGTCGACGACGACCGCTGGACCCCGGCCCTGCTCGACCGCGCCGCGCGCATGGTGGAGCGGGACAAGAACCACCCGTCGGTGGTGATCTGGTCGCTGGGCAACGAGGCCGGCACCGGGCGTGGGCTCACGGCGATGGCCGAGTGGATCCACGGCCGGGACTCCTCGCGACTCGTGCACTACGAGGGCGACATCGACTGCCGTGACACCGACATGTACTCGCGGATGTACGCCAGTCACGCCGAGGTCGAGGCAATCGGCCAGGAGCTGGACGGCGGCACCCACAGGCGACGCGAACTCCCCTTCATCCTCTGCGAGTACGCGCACGCCATGGGCAACGGCCCCGGTGGACTGAGCGACTACCAGCGGCTGTTCGAGACGTACGACCGTCTCCAGGGCGCCTTCGTCTGGGAGTGGATCGACCACGGCGTCACCCACCCCGAGCTGGGCTTCGCCTACGGCGGCGACTTCGGCGAGGAACTGCACGACAGCAACTTCGTCTGCGACGGACTTCTCTTCCCCGACCGGCGGCCCTCCCCCGGCCTGGTCGAGTACAAGAAGGTCATCGAGCCGGTCCGTATCGAGGGCTGGGGGTCCCCCCAAACGGAGTTTGGGGGAGGTTCGGACGGCACCGTACGCGTGACCAACAAGCACGACTTCGCCGACCTGTCGGCCCTTGCCTTCGAGTGGTCGTACCAGCTGGACGGCGAGACGGTCGAGGCAGGCACGCTGTCGGTGCCGGCTCTCGCACCCGGCGAGTCGGCCGACGTGAAGCTGCCGGAGCCGCCCTCTCAGACGCCGGTCTCCGCCGAGACACGGTGGACGGTACGAGCGCTGCTGGCCGCGGACACCGCCTGGGGGCCGAAGGGCCATGAGGTGGCCTGGGGCCAGGTCCCGGTCCTCGCACGGCCGTTGGCCTCCGTCGCCGCGACGGACGGGCCGGTGGCGGGCAACGGCGTGATCACGCTCGGCCCCGCTTCGTTCGACGCCCGCACCGGCGCGCTGAAGACCGTCGGCGGTGTCGAGGTGAGCGGTCTGCGCCTGGACGTGTGGCGGGCGACCACGGACAACGACGAGGGTGCGGACTGGCAGACGGACGTCCCCGTCTCGACGCTGTGGCGCAAGTACGGCCTGCACCGCATGCGGCACCGGCTGGACTCCGTCGAGGTCGGCGACGACGCGTTGACCGTACGGACGCGGGTGGCGCCTGCCGCCTGGGAGTTCGGCCTCAGCACCGTGTACCGCTGGACCTCCGACGGCAGCCGGCTGAAGCTGACCGTTTCCGTGAGGCCGGAGGGCGAGTGGACCGTGCCGCTGCCGCGGCTCGGCGTCCGCTTCGGGCTCTCCCGGGCCGACGCCGTGAAGTGGTTCGGCGGCGGTCCCGGTGAGGGGTACCCGGACACCAAGGCGGCCTCCAGGGCCGGCCGTTGGGAGTCCACGGTGGACGGGCTGCAGACGCCGTACGTGCGTCCGCAGGAGAACGGCGCGCGTGCCGACGTCCGCTGGGCGGAGATCGGCGGGCTGCTGGTCGAGGGCGACCCGGAGTTCTTCTTCAGCGCCCGCCGCTGGACGACCGAGCAACTGGACGCGGCCGACCACCTGACCGACCTCACGCCGGGTGACGCCGTGTGGGTCAACCTCGACCACGGCCTGCACGGCATCGGCACGGGCTCCTGCGGCCCGGGCGTGCTGCCGCAGTACCAGCTGAAGGCCGAGCCGGCCGAGTTCTCCTTCGTCTTCTCGCAGACCAATTGA